A window of the Polypterus senegalus isolate Bchr_013 chromosome 4, ASM1683550v1, whole genome shotgun sequence genome harbors these coding sequences:
- the ppp1r3b gene encoding protein phosphatase 1 regulatory subunit 3B isoform X2 has protein sequence MNCTSVFGYFPHKSTMPVDLAMPLYLTSEDFLYKRGPKLAKPLRPCIHPSPSVEVKQQEPNNRSGRECKVKKQVSFADNKGFSLTMVKIFSEFDDPIDIPANIQELIDKVVNLSVEEHENWRLEFAQPSADYLAFRQRLETDYVCLENCMLKDKALVGTVKVKNLAFEKSVKVRITFDSWKSFTDVECQYVKDTYTGSDRDTFSFEISLPEKIQQPDRIEFAICYECKGKSFWDSNLGQNYKIVRSMLNLSSEHKAGDDQSSGFSDLGILFDQYGSPRCSYGIFPEWPSYAGYEKIGPYY, from the exons ATGAATTGCACCAG TGTGTTTGGTTATTTTCCTCATAAGTCGACCATGCCAGTTGACCTGGCCATGCCTTTGTACCTAACCAGTGAGGACTTCCTTTATAAAAGAGGCCCAAAGCTTGCCAAACCCCTGCGACCATGCATTCACCCAAGCCCTTCTGTGGAAGTGAAACAACAAGAGCCTAACAATCGCTCAGGAAGAGAATGTAAAGTGAAAAAGCAAGTATCCTTTGCAGATAACAAGGGGTTTTCCCTCACCATGGTAAAGATCTTCTCAGAATTTGACGACCCGATTGATATCCCTGCCAACATTCAGGAACTAATTGATAAAGTGGTCAATCTGTCGGTGGAAGAGCATGAAAACTGGCGTTTGGAATTTGCTCAACCCTCTGCTGATTATTTGGCTTTCAGGCAGAGGCTGGAGACTGATTATGTCTGTTTAGAGAACTGTATGCTAAAAGATAAAGCTTTGGTGGGTACAGTGAAAGTGAAGAATCTGGCCTTTGAAAAATCGGTCAAAGTACGGATCACCTTTGACTCTTGGAAAAGCTTTACTGATGTAGAATGTCAGTATGTTAAGGATACCTACACTGGTTCTGACAGAGACACGTTCTCCTTTGAGATAAGCTTACCTGAAAAGATTCAACAGCCTGACAGAATTGAGTTTGCCATCTGTTACGAGTGTAAAGGGAAAAGCTTTTGGGACAGCAACCTTGGCCAAAACTATAAAATTGTTCGGTCCATGCTAAATCTATCATCTGAACATAAAGCCGGTGATGACCAGTCTAGTGGGTTTTCTGACCTGGGCATTCTGTTTGACCAGTATGGCAGCCCAAGGTGTTCATATGGCATATTCCCTGAATGGCCTAGTTATGCTGGGTATGAAAAGATAGGGCcctattattag
- the ppp1r3b gene encoding protein phosphatase 1 regulatory subunit 3B isoform X1 has product MSSLRWVKFVPLPLQLATVPLDAAFIMATVSDAELKQQRLWSSVFGYFPHKSTMPVDLAMPLYLTSEDFLYKRGPKLAKPLRPCIHPSPSVEVKQQEPNNRSGRECKVKKQVSFADNKGFSLTMVKIFSEFDDPIDIPANIQELIDKVVNLSVEEHENWRLEFAQPSADYLAFRQRLETDYVCLENCMLKDKALVGTVKVKNLAFEKSVKVRITFDSWKSFTDVECQYVKDTYTGSDRDTFSFEISLPEKIQQPDRIEFAICYECKGKSFWDSNLGQNYKIVRSMLNLSSEHKAGDDQSSGFSDLGILFDQYGSPRCSYGIFPEWPSYAGYEKIGPYY; this is encoded by the exons ATGAGTAGCCTGCGATGGGTAAAGTTTGTTCCTCTCCCGCTGCAGCTTGCAACAGTTCCGCTGGATGCTGCATTTATCATGGCGACTGTAAGCGACGCGGAACTGAAACAGCAGCGGCTGTGGAGCAG TGTGTTTGGTTATTTTCCTCATAAGTCGACCATGCCAGTTGACCTGGCCATGCCTTTGTACCTAACCAGTGAGGACTTCCTTTATAAAAGAGGCCCAAAGCTTGCCAAACCCCTGCGACCATGCATTCACCCAAGCCCTTCTGTGGAAGTGAAACAACAAGAGCCTAACAATCGCTCAGGAAGAGAATGTAAAGTGAAAAAGCAAGTATCCTTTGCAGATAACAAGGGGTTTTCCCTCACCATGGTAAAGATCTTCTCAGAATTTGACGACCCGATTGATATCCCTGCCAACATTCAGGAACTAATTGATAAAGTGGTCAATCTGTCGGTGGAAGAGCATGAAAACTGGCGTTTGGAATTTGCTCAACCCTCTGCTGATTATTTGGCTTTCAGGCAGAGGCTGGAGACTGATTATGTCTGTTTAGAGAACTGTATGCTAAAAGATAAAGCTTTGGTGGGTACAGTGAAAGTGAAGAATCTGGCCTTTGAAAAATCGGTCAAAGTACGGATCACCTTTGACTCTTGGAAAAGCTTTACTGATGTAGAATGTCAGTATGTTAAGGATACCTACACTGGTTCTGACAGAGACACGTTCTCCTTTGAGATAAGCTTACCTGAAAAGATTCAACAGCCTGACAGAATTGAGTTTGCCATCTGTTACGAGTGTAAAGGGAAAAGCTTTTGGGACAGCAACCTTGGCCAAAACTATAAAATTGTTCGGTCCATGCTAAATCTATCATCTGAACATAAAGCCGGTGATGACCAGTCTAGTGGGTTTTCTGACCTGGGCATTCTGTTTGACCAGTATGGCAGCCCAAGGTGTTCATATGGCATATTCCCTGAATGGCCTAGTTATGCTGGGTATGAAAAGATAGGGCcctattattag
- the ppp1r3b gene encoding protein phosphatase 1 regulatory subunit 3B isoform X3, translated as MPVDLAMPLYLTSEDFLYKRGPKLAKPLRPCIHPSPSVEVKQQEPNNRSGRECKVKKQVSFADNKGFSLTMVKIFSEFDDPIDIPANIQELIDKVVNLSVEEHENWRLEFAQPSADYLAFRQRLETDYVCLENCMLKDKALVGTVKVKNLAFEKSVKVRITFDSWKSFTDVECQYVKDTYTGSDRDTFSFEISLPEKIQQPDRIEFAICYECKGKSFWDSNLGQNYKIVRSMLNLSSEHKAGDDQSSGFSDLGILFDQYGSPRCSYGIFPEWPSYAGYEKIGPYY; from the coding sequence ATGCCAGTTGACCTGGCCATGCCTTTGTACCTAACCAGTGAGGACTTCCTTTATAAAAGAGGCCCAAAGCTTGCCAAACCCCTGCGACCATGCATTCACCCAAGCCCTTCTGTGGAAGTGAAACAACAAGAGCCTAACAATCGCTCAGGAAGAGAATGTAAAGTGAAAAAGCAAGTATCCTTTGCAGATAACAAGGGGTTTTCCCTCACCATGGTAAAGATCTTCTCAGAATTTGACGACCCGATTGATATCCCTGCCAACATTCAGGAACTAATTGATAAAGTGGTCAATCTGTCGGTGGAAGAGCATGAAAACTGGCGTTTGGAATTTGCTCAACCCTCTGCTGATTATTTGGCTTTCAGGCAGAGGCTGGAGACTGATTATGTCTGTTTAGAGAACTGTATGCTAAAAGATAAAGCTTTGGTGGGTACAGTGAAAGTGAAGAATCTGGCCTTTGAAAAATCGGTCAAAGTACGGATCACCTTTGACTCTTGGAAAAGCTTTACTGATGTAGAATGTCAGTATGTTAAGGATACCTACACTGGTTCTGACAGAGACACGTTCTCCTTTGAGATAAGCTTACCTGAAAAGATTCAACAGCCTGACAGAATTGAGTTTGCCATCTGTTACGAGTGTAAAGGGAAAAGCTTTTGGGACAGCAACCTTGGCCAAAACTATAAAATTGTTCGGTCCATGCTAAATCTATCATCTGAACATAAAGCCGGTGATGACCAGTCTAGTGGGTTTTCTGACCTGGGCATTCTGTTTGACCAGTATGGCAGCCCAAGGTGTTCATATGGCATATTCCCTGAATGGCCTAGTTATGCTGGGTATGAAAAGATAGGGCcctattattag